GACCCGCCCGTCCTGCGAGCGGTGCTTGGACAAACAGGTCGCATGTCGATACTCTTCAGCTCGTCTCTATGCTCGCCGAGGCATTAAATCAAAACCCAGCGGAGTTACGGAGCCGGAGGCGTCACTCAACTCTCCGTTCTCCGCCTTGTTCGAgagtggcgatgatgagtGTGATGAAAGTTATAACGGCGGAAACTACCATAGGAGTGATGGTACCGCCAATTCTTCGGATTCGTGCGCTTGGTTTCTCCAGGCTGAGCACTGGGTCATTCACTACCATGAGGATCGTCCAAGCCCGCCTCCCTTCGTCCGCAGCTCAGCAGTACGGCAGTACATTCTCTGTGTGAAGAAATGGCTTCAACAGTGGGTTGAGTGCGGTCATTGCCCCATGATACACAAGTCTCTGTTCGCGGACACGAAGCTGCCACCATGTCTACAAGATGCATATGCCGCTCTGGCAGTGTACAGTTTCAAGAACGAAAAAAACGAGGATTTCGTGATGCAACACATCGAGGACAAGGCCAATTCACTCTTGGAAGAGCATTCTACCCATCAGGACCTCCTAATCGACCCCTTTGTCCCCGAATGTTCCCTCACAACTGTTCAACACCTCGCCAGGGTTCTCGCCTTGATCATATACCAGTTCATCCGCCTCTTTGACGGCAATATCCGCCATCGAGCCCAGGCTGAACAGTATATTCCCTTGTTAAAATCATGGACTTGTCAGCTTTGGAGCTCGGTCAACATCGACGTTACCGTCCAAAACACATTCGGCAGCGATTATCTCATCAGTCAAGAAAACGCCGATGCAACCGTCAAGCTGTGGCGGACCTGGCTTCTAATGGAGAGCGTGCGCCGCGCCTGGAAAGTGAGCGCCTACATGAGGTGCATCTACTATGTCTTTCGCGATGGAACTGCACCGTGTGAGGGCACCATTGATTTCACGGCTCGGCGAGGGCTGTGGGATGCAACTTCTGCTCCGGTGTGGAGGCGTTTGCTTGAGCAAAAGGATCCTTTGTTTGCTGTGCCGTTTGAATCTACTTGGCTGCTCGACGCCACGACCCCAAAGGATATCGATGTCTTTGGATTGGCCACTATGAGCATCTCGGTGGATTCAGACAAGTTGGATTCGTGGATTGCGAATTCTTCGGATATGCATTTGGAAGGTTTATTAATGGCTACATGATTGGAGATTTTGCTTTGATATGAGGTATACGAAGCAGCTAATAACTAATTATAGATATAGAAGGGGAAATGGTAACaggaaaagggaaacaagATTAGTAAATGGCAATACAAGCTAATGCATGAATGGTTCAACCTGTTCCAGGCACCAGTCGTACCAAACCTTTCCCATGCCAGTTCCTCCTTCTTTTGTACTTTTCGATCCCTTCTCGATATCTTCCCGAATCTTGGCAAGTCTTCCCCACGGTATCGCTGTTATAGGAGCACTATTAGCTTATGCAACTTTAAAAATTCAACCTCGCGGGTTCTTACCATAACTTCCCGACTTCTCTGCCGTCACATCTGGTGAAAGGCCACAGAATAGCTCAGAGTATGCACCATTGATGGCGGGAAACAAAATGACTTTCTGGTTTATCTTGTGAAGGAATCCCTGCCCGCCATATCTCTGAAGGTCGGATCGGAGGTTTCCCGGGTTCACAGCCTGTTGACTCGTCAGTACATACTCATCCCATTTAGTCCATTGAGCTTACCAAACTAATGATTCCCTTGTCCTTATATCGCTTCGCGTATTCTGCTGCCTGATAATACACACCTGCCTTACTCACAGAGTACTTGTAATAGGTACTCTGCTCCTTTTTCGTAAATCCCATGTTCTCGGGATCAAATCCCCCCTTTGGCGACCCCATTTCCGAGTATAACGAGCTCACCCAGACAACTCGCACCGAATTGGGGGAACTTGCAGCATAACTCGCCGCAGTTGTAGCAAGCAACGGCGTCAGAAGCTCTGTAAACAACAAATGACCGAGATTGTTCACCCCCAGCTGAAGCTCGTATCCCTGCTTTGTCTTTGATCCTTGAGGCGGATGCATCACGCCCGCATTATTGAACAAGACATCGAGCTTTGACTCCCTCGTGATGAACTCTTTAGCCGACCTTGCTACGGCGCTTAAATCTGATAGGTCGAGAGCAAGAAACTCGAGACGACCGGTAGAAGTGGGAAAGGCGCCGCGAATGTCTTCAATGGCTTCAGTAGCTTTGGCCTCGCTTCGAGCTGCGACATAGACGGTCGCCTTTTTAGAGTAGAGGATTTGCGCGAGCTCTTTGCCGACGCCAGTGTTGGAGCCGGTGACGATGTAGACCTGCGCTATACATCAGCAACTGTCTAGACACAAAGAATCGCCAGAGTTTAATACCTTGCCTGATAAGTCACCCAGATTCTGTTCGGTAAAGGCCGGCTTCGGTGGCCACATTTGAGTTATGATGCCGCCCATGATGCCGGTAGTCGTTCTGTCTAATAAATGATGTAGAGGTGGCTATTGGAGATGGACATGCGAGGTGATTCTTGAATCAACAAGTATCTATATATACTCTAAGCCCTCCTTTTCTATCTCAAGGATATCTATCAATGCAAGTGGAATTCGGGAAGCTACTCGGCTTTTTTCTCCGATCCTCTCTGCGGCGAATCCGTCTGCCGGTGAAGCGCCAACCACGGCATTCGGGCAGCCACGCGATTATCTCCACCAAACATGATCCTATATCTCGGTTATTGACGTGAAATAGATGGTCAAAGTTCGAGGCTAGCTGACATTTAAATGCTTCGATGTCCGATTGTAGAATAAATGGCTGACAGCTATCTCCTGGACCTCGGGATTGTGGCGGCCGCTTCTGCGCTAACGAGCGGCCGCTCTTTGGCAACGGCGCGTTTGCTTCATTTTGCCTCTTATCAGTTGCTTTTGGCGAACTGTCGCACACTGTAACTGTGATGTGTGCCTATATTTGCCCTCTTTACTCCGTTGTATCATAATTTAGGCGATCCTCTCGAGTCGTGTCTCGCTGAGTCTCTGAACATAGCTGAAGGATTCCTTCATGTGCCTTGTCTGGCTTCTGTTCATCAAATATCTCGCACCTGCATCGAGAATGTCCATTGAAAGATTCAGCTAGATATTTTGTTCAGCTAAGATAGCATTAATATAGCTACTCTAGCTACTGCCATCACGTCACATTCTTCCACACGCATTTTTCGGAGAACTCAGAACTTCGTCGCGCGTCTTCCTCGAGAACAGGGTTGGGCTCGATTTGCGTGGACTTGCTAAGTATGGTACCTCCTTCTCCAGTTGCCATATCATTTCATCAATTCATAGTGCATATTGCAAAGAATAGGTCCATCGCGGGCCTTGTAAGGTACATAGAAGAATGGCTAGGGAGAGCACGCGTGACAAAAAGAACAATATACAAATAGAGAGAGGGGCATAAATCCAAGTTTGCTGGTAGGAACGAGCGAGGAATCTTTGCAGGGCTTCAAGCTGACTGCCTTAGTGCCTCCATGTCATATGACATACTGAATTCTAGTTATTAGATTGaaaatcttcatcaagaCTGAGGaactcgtcatcttcttccagatcTTCACCTGTGAAAAGGCCGTATATGGACATGAAGTCAACAAGGTTGGGTGTCGTTTCCAGCCCATTCCTTCAGTCTAGAAGTGCCATAAAAGTCACAGATCTGTCAGATCCTCTTTGCACCtagtaaagtattattaagtttaaaaacttataacATTATAAACCGTCCCAGCTAACCTTTGTTAAATTATATGCTCAGCGTCCCAGCTGTGTAATCAACCCATATCTCCCATGTACTTCCTGAGGATGCTGTCAAAATCTCTGTTCTCGACGACTGATCCAACAGACGACTTTGCTTTTGCAGTAAGTTCTGGGCACAAGCCATCTAGGTCAAACTCGCCATTCTGAGCCTCGGGGTCTGCTTGTAGTCTGTCCCTGTAATATGTATATTAGTATCTAACTTACACACCCTTAGTCTTGCAGTAACACACCAACGCTGATTACAGTTCATGGTTGGCCCTGCAATTACATCATCCGCGTCATAATTTGCATCGATTTCATTAATGAGATTGGCCCTCTCCGCCAGATTGGGGCTAGCAGTAGTGTTGGAGAGGGCGAAGAAATCGAAATCAAATGGACCGGTGACGTTTCTTCGAAGATCATCTCTTCGAAAACTACCCGGATTCCAGGTAGCGTCGATATCGACAATTTCGTTTTCTGGCTCGGCTCTAGAATGAGCGATAGTCATACCACGCTGCATCCTCGTTTCCGCCTCTGCCTGCTCCGTCCGCTTGTAGATCCCCCGTCCTACATCGCTATTCTGCACACCAGAACTCGCAGGTTCATCTTCGCGCGGATCGGTAGTACGAAAGTCAGCCTCGGCTGTCTGCTTGCCCTTCGATGCAACGTCCGGTACTGTATCCGAATCGGTATCTGAGTGTACAAGCTGGCgttgaagagaatgaatACGGGCTTGCTGAATATCAATCTTCTGAGATAAAGCGAGGCTATCTGCCTCACAGAGGCCATAGACAAGAGCAAGCCTTTCTGCCAGATACTCAGTGTCTGATAAGTCCCCCGAGCTCAATTTCAATGCTCTTGCCATAATTAGTTGGTCTACTGTAGGCGGACCAATCTTGAATTCGACATCCACTAATTGAACTTGCTTATATTGACTAATGTCGTCTTCTGGATTCGGAGGTTTCCGCGGCCTAGGGCTTTTGGTCTGAGCTGAGGTACCCTTTGCTTGAGCGTTGGTTGAATCGTTGTTGATCTGGATATCTTGAATCTCTTCTATTCGCCGGAAGTTCAATGAGCACCTGCGACTATTGTATTCTGTAAATTAGTACTCAATCATTGATACATGCTGATCTAAAAGAACCATGTAAAGAAAGTGATCTTCACAAAGGCTGCCCATATCATACCATTGAACCTGATCATCTTGGAGACTAGGATTCGTAAAAGCACAGGATGGACACTTCGTAGAGCTATTGTTTTGTCTCCGAAATATCATTCTCATATTAAGAACTTGATTCGGCTACTCAGCTCGGTCAGCAGTTTGCAGCTATCAATGGGCAAAAGTCTGTGACCTTTATGATAGACTGCCAATCTTTGGAAAGATCAAGCCTTTGTCCGTTGCGCTGATACTCCAGAGTCCATTCGCCCCGTTCTATCTTGTTGATTCCCAAATCTTTAAATCTATGTCTGAGGAGCTCGACAAaaagctgaaaaagaaatgaGTGTAAGCCCATAACAGAtttacaaaaaaaaaaagaaaagaaaaaaagaaataatgtACCTCTTTTGAATCAATTGTTTCCATGTAAAAGGGTAAATAACAACCCCTGGAATCGATGACAAATACTGGGCTAAGGGGTACTTGCTTGCAGAGTTGTTGCCGGAACCAGACGAGCATAGACTGCAGTATCGGATATATGGTCCACCGTGAACTTGATGCCTGCCATGGGGCGAGAGGTGTTTCTGGTTCTATACGCTCCTGGTGAGTACAAGTTGCCAAGCGCACACAAAAGAGTTTGTTGTACCAACTAAACATGAGCTACTTGACTTCAAGCGTGGCTCTCTCACGGCCTCTGGTACGGCTTCAATCAATAATTCCTTGGCGTAAGCTGCcgcggttgctgctgcgtaCTCTTGCCATTGCTTATTCTTGTGGGAATCTGAGTAGTCACAGATTCCTCGGATTACCAGGCATGGTAAAGCGTCGACTAGACCAGCTGCTTCCATTTCGAAGCATATGACATTTAGCTCCTGGGCGATTTCATCTCGAGAGAATGCGTCTTTCATCACCTGGTTGCCAGAGGCAACGTTACCGTAGTGAATGACTGGGTGATTGTCCATTCGAGGAAGACGGTAGACCAACATGGACGTATCACAGCTATCGCAGTTAGCCCTTTCTGGGCTGTGAGAGTAGGTAGCGAGAAAGAGTCGATCTTGTGATGAGCTCGGATAAGTATATTTCGTCATTTTCGGATACTTTAAGATCATTTGTTGAAGGAAATCTGGAACTCTGCTTGAATTGGACTCGTGAATTGCTCTTAGTTTCGAGACAGCGGTCAAGAGGCTGGAAGGAGGACTTTTTGGTGTTCCGGTTCGATGAACTCGAAAGCCTTGAATGACTTTACCAAGGTCGTGCTGGACCACATTGTaaccgacgacgacatcacCAAGGCGCACATCGACACTACCAGGCACTCCGCCGCCGATTCCCACCATCAAGCCGATGCCAATAGAGGGAAATGTGCGGATCAAGTTGTTGGCCACGACTGCTGCAGAGTTTGTGCCATAGTGATTTGCTGGTAGACACGCCACCACAATATTGTGGCGACCAACATTCCCCAATATGTATGAGTTGGAATCCTTCGCATTTGACGGCAGGCTTGGATGAACTCTGTCGAGCATTGCATTGGCAGCGGCCATTTCGATGGGGAGGGCGCAAATCCAGGCGATTGTGTAGCTCTCATTTTGTAATTTGACGGGGCTTTCTTCGATCCTCGGTCGTTTGAAAACTTGCGCCAATGAAACGCCATCATTATCGTTGGGCCGAGTTCTCTTGCGCGAtctggagctgttggtgTCCATTTCTCTGATGAATATTCAGACCTAAGATGACGGTCGGTAGCAGTTCTAAGGATTTCGAAGAAGACTCCGAGGGCGATAAAGAAAAGTACAAGGAACTAGGCCTACCGATTGTGTGCCAGGCAAGGCTGAGCCAGCAACGTTGACAGCCGGATCATCTGCACAGCCACATCCAAGTTCGGCGCTGATGTTGATTTAAGCGCCAGGGTATCTGTTGCATGGGTGTTGGAGCACACGTTTTTTCCCCGTAGGATTTGCGAAGCGAATTGCAGAAAAGCTTTAATATCCCAGATGTGGCGAACCAGCATCTATAGGTCTGTAAGTTAGTATAGGTAGGTAAGTGTGGCTCCCAGGGTAGAAGTCCTCAGGTTCTAGGTGTATGTTGGCAGCCAGTCGAATCGTTTATCATCAAGGCGACATCATCCACCTAGTAGTAGTGAATAGATCGCTGGGGTCCTAATATTGGTATATTGTAAGTCAACTGTT
This genomic stretch from Trichoderma breve strain T069 chromosome 1, whole genome shotgun sequence harbors:
- a CDS encoding transcription factor PAP1 domain-containing protein yields the protein MIRFNGMIWAAFVKITFFTCRRCSLNFRRIEEIQDIQINNDSTNAQAKGTSAQTKSPRPRKPPNPEDDISQYKQVQLVDVEFKIGPPTVDQLIMARALKLSSGDLSDTEYLAERLALVYGLCEADSLALSQKIDIQQARIHSLQRQLVHSDTDSDTVPDVASKGKQTAEADFRTTDPREDEPASSGVQNSDVGRGIYKRTEQAEAETRMQRGMTIAHSRAEPENEIVDIDATWNPGSFRRDDLRRNVTGPFDFDFFALSNTTASPNLAERANLINEIDANYDADDVIAGPTMNCNQRWDRLQADPEAQNGEFDLDGLCPELTAKAKSSVGSVVENRDFDSILRKYMGDMG
- a CDS encoding fungal zn(2)-Cys(6) binuclear cluster domain-containing protein, whose translation is MDSLISKDSNSNPDRIPAMRRRACIPCTSSKRRCDMTRPSCERCLDKQVACRYSSARLYARRGIKSKPSGVTEPEASLNSPFSALFESGDDECDESYNGGNYHRSDGTANSSDSCAWFLQAEHWVIHYHEDRPSPPPFVRSSAVRQYILCVKKWLQQWVECGHCPMIHKSLFADTKLPPCLQDAYAALAVYSFKNEKNEDFVMQHIEDKANSLLEEHSTHQDLLIDPFVPECSLTTVQHLARVLALIIYQFIRLFDGNIRHRAQAEQYIPLLKSWTCQLWSSVNIDVTVQNTFGSDYLISQENADATVKLWRTWLLMESVRRAWKVSAYMRCIYYVFRDGTAPCEGTIDFTARRGLWDATSAPVWRRLLEQKDPLFAVPFESTWLLDATTPKDIDVFGLATMSISVDSDKLDSWIANSSDMHLEGLLMAT
- a CDS encoding phosphorylase superfamily domain-containing protein, yielding MDTNSSRSRKRTRPNDNDGVSLAQVFKRPRIEESPVKLQNESYTIAWICALPIEMAAANAMLDRVHPSLPSNAKDSNSYILGNVGRHNIVVACLPANHYGTNSAAVVANNLIRTFPSIGIGLMVGIGGGVPGSVDVRLGDVVVGYNVVQHDLGKVIQGFRVHRTGTPKSPPSSLLTAVSKLRAIHESNSSRVPDFLQQMILKYPKMTKYTYPSSSQDRLFLATYSHSPERANCDSCDTSMLVYRLPRMDNHPVIHYGNVASGNQVMKDAFSRDEIAQELNVICFEMEAAGLVDALPCLVIRGICDYSDSHKNKQWQEYAAATAAAYAKELLIEAVPEAVREPRLKSSSSCLVGTTNSFVCAWQLVLTRSV
- a CDS encoding short chain dehydrogenase domain-containing protein; this encodes MGGIITQMWPPKPAFTEQNLGDLSAQVYIVTGSNTGVGKELAQILYSKKATVYVAARSEAKATEAIEDIRGAFPTSTGRLEFLALDLSDLSAVARSAKEFITRESKLDVLFNNAGVMHPPQGSKTKQGYELQLGVNNLGHLLFTELLTPLLATTAASYAASSPNSGGFDPENMGFTKKEQSTYYKYSVSKAGVYYQAAEYAKRYKDKGIISLAVNPGNLRSDLQRYGGQGFLHKINQKVILFPAINGAYSELFCGLSPDVTAEKSGSYAIPWGRLAKIREDIEKGSKSTKEGGTGMGKVWYDWCLEQVEPFMH